The following proteins are encoded in a genomic region of Necator americanus strain Aroian chromosome II, whole genome shotgun sequence:
- a CDS encoding hypothetical protein (NECATOR_CHRII.G5191.T1) yields MFPPNCRHGIRVVDWHITLFEIVLTIIAILDVAAIIYYASKLFKEKKTFEELHRRSEQQMAELQALQEKGLQVAVPLRLIRKWKKEQQAIDDCEGPSTTTATTQP; encoded by the exons ATGTTCCCACCAAATTGTCGTCACGGGATTCGCGTGGTTGATTGGCATATCACTTTGTTCGAAATAGTTTTAACGATCATCGCCA TTTTGGACGTAGCTGCTATTATTTACTACGCCTCGAAATTattcaaagagaagaaaacttttGAGGAGCTGCATAGGAGAAGCGAGCAACAGATGGCTGAGCTGCAAGCCCTACAGGAGAAGGGATTG CAAGTGGCTGTTCCTCTGCGTTTGATTCGTAAGTGGAAGAAGGAGCAGCAAGCAATCGACGATTGCGAAGGTCCCAGTACAACAACTGCAACTACACAACCATAA